The nucleotide sequence ACTTCTTATGAAAAGTCAATGTAATCACACCCAGTATCGGGAACTGCTTTCCCAAAAGCAAATGTTCTCTAACACCATCAATGAACTTTCTCCATATTTTCATGTAAGTATGCTTCAATGAACAAGTATACATGCATGCCCAACCTTCTCAACTGTAAAGGATGCCTCCACAGCTGAACCAACAAACGAAGACCATAACcacctttttctctttttttttctctctctctttccatcCATAGCCACCATAACTAAGCAGCCTAACCAAAATCTTGCATTTGCCTTTATAAATCCTTCTTCTCTATACCTTCATTAAAGGCCACTAGCTGTTTCCAGACCAAAAGCTCCCATCAACTTAGCTTTTTCCATCTTTCAATTTGACCCTTCAAGACAACTATTAGCCCTACTTTCCAGACAACAAGGTAATTTAGATAGTCAGACTAATATGATTAGCTACCCACCACTTTATCCTTCACAGGTGCAACTTCTACACTTCTCGCCTTACCTTTCTTAGTTCTACCACAGGTAACACCAACATCTCATGTGCCCCCTGTATCGACCAAACTGTCTCCAGTCTCAATCATTTTCTTATGGGGTTGCTTGACTGAAGAATCAAGAGCATGTCAGAGTCAAACAACACATTGAAGGCACTGCTCGATTTCGTCCACCATATTTCTATACTCGAGATAATGGATAGAAGCTTGCGAAAGTGATCAAGTAAGGTGGTCTCTTCCCAGTTTTATTCCAACACTCTGTTCTATATCTATTTCCACAAGCAAGTAGCTTTATACAGACCCCATTTGTTAAGTTTTGATAGGTTTCAGATACTTATTATATGAAGTTTTCCTACATTCTTTGAAAAATTTATACAGAAAAAACTTCCTCGTGCATATGATTTTTTCAATCTTCTTATTCCATTGTTCTTCCCCTATCTCCAACAAGTTTTCTCAAGACAGTTACTACAATGGATAAAAAACTTCAAGACGCTTAGATGGCTCAAAAAGTCAAGCTCCGTTCCACTGACATAGTAAGTAAACCTGGAATTTTGTTATACACTTTCATGTATATGAGATCAACTTGTTCTCACTTGGCTGCAGCCAGATTCTCCAATGTCTTCTTTTCAATTACTCATAGCAAGCTTTCATTTCATTCTATGAGAAAAATAATGCTCTTAAAACTAAGGAGAAGTTTTTACAATATGTTATCAGTGAGAAACTATAGAGAAGAAACTACACCCTTGATAGCAACAAAAACAAGGGAATCACAAAgccgactgcacatatacaagaAAACTTAAAACCTTCTGAATGATAATATATATTGATTGCTGAAAACGGCAGATACATAAGTCAATTGGAAAATTGGCTCTAAAGATttagaacccaaaaaaaaaaaatccaaagggAACCATAACAACAGAACCTTGATAAAGAGGAGGCATGCTGAGAAGTCCATAGGTATTAAAGCAATTAAGAGAATTCATGATTTGAGACATCAAGAGCATACCTGTACTGCAGCAATGGCTTCCACAGCACCAGCAGCTCCTAATAGGTGACCAGTCATAGATTTTGTTGAGTTCACTTTCAGCTGCAGAACTTTATTTGTGAGCCTGCTAGATGAAAGAAATGCAACATTCCTAAAGTTACTCACATACCTCTGGATTCTGGCCAAAACAATGGATTAGAGCTTGATATTCTTTTAAATCACCAGAGGGTGTCGAAGTTGCATGAGCATTTACATAATTGACATCCTCTCTGGCTACTCCTGATTCTGCTAGCGCCTTCTCAATGCAAAGAATGATGCCTGTTCCTGATTCCCATATCATCAAAATGAAAATACCAGCATGACCGAGAACATCAACAAAATACTTTGAAAAAAGGAAGCACAAATTTTGTAAGTCATTAATTTCCATCATAATTCCTTACCTCCAGGATGTGGCTCTGTCATGTGGTAAGCATCACATGTGAAACTTCCTCCTAGAAACTCAGCATAGATTTCTGCTCCTCTTTGctgtaaaatgaaaaaaaaaaatcagaaaaagatAAACCGCGAACTAACAAAAACAAGAACCAATCAACTAATTCCATCATCTATATGGACCTTAGCATGCTCCAGTTCTTCTAACAAAAGCACACCGGCCCCTTCCCCCATAACAAATCCATCGCGATCCTGGCATATGGTTGTGGACAATAAACTTAGATATGACCATTTATACTGCAGCAATGTTAATATCTGCACAATCTGCTACAAGAAAATCCAACTTTTGAAAAATGCCAACATGACTTGAGGCACATTTGCACTACTTTTTTCCGCTTATGCATTACATACTATCAAAACTTGATTTTTATCTTACAGATCTAATATTTTAGTTTTAACAATAAATATTAGTAGAAATTTCCAACACAATCATCATCGCCTGACCTATCTTAACCCCAGTCAGCATCAGAACATAGGCCAAGCACAGTCCTATCCAGAACCAAGCTACTGAATCTTTTAGGAAGAATTTAAAGATAGAGTCAAGAGGGAACATGACTGATACATACAACATCCCAGGGGCGAGAAGCTTTAGTTGGATCACCATTCCTCTGTGAAAGTGCTCTGCATGCCACAAAACCTCCCAATCCTTCAATACGCAAGTCCAATACTCAGAAAATGCATGCTTCAGATACAATTCATATAAAAAACAATAATGGTGATAATGAAAGATTGATTCCTTCAGATAATCAAGAACAACAGAACTACCAATTGGTATAATTGCTGCATCAGAGCCACCACAAAGCATCACATCCTGCATGATTGAAGCAATAAGCAAAATATATCTGTTTAAAACTTTAAATTGTTACAAGTAAATCAACAAGGGGTTAAAGTGAGTGACTTACACTTTCACCTCTTAAAATATGATTTGCTGCATTCAGAATACAGAAGTTGCTAGTTGCACAAGCAGTAGAAATCGAATAATTTGGACCCATCCAACCCTACAGTCCACGGAAAAGATTTATACATGGTTAAGGGCTCTACAAAAGGTAATCCAAAATAATTGAAGCAACAAGCTGTACAAAAAAGTAAAATCGTGCATTGTTTTGTCCCACCAGATCAATTGCAAGCATTGCAGAACCCATATTTGTAGTTGCAAAGGGTACACAAAAggggttcatcttcttgtatgaGATCCTTAAAGCCTCAATTGCATCATTAAAGACCTGTTAGGCATAGCACCACAATTAAAATGAAACTTATTAAATATTTCCAGCAATTACTCACTTCAGGCATTGATATCCAATCCAGATTTATGATCAAGCACATAAGACCTACCTTCATTCCACCCATTGCAGACCCAATGAGAACTCCACATCTTGTCTTGTCCAACTGACTCATGACATCTTCTGTAACTCCACCATTTTCGAGTGCTTTCTTGCCAGCAGTAAGCAAGTAAAGCATAAACTTGTCCATTCTTTTGGATAGTTTTGGTGCCACCCATCCATCTGAGGAAAAAGATTTAATTTCCCCTGCAATCCTCTACAAAAGAGTCTGATATCAAGACTGGTGTAAATATTTGCATGCATGATCAGTTCAACTGATACTGCTTGCTAGTGCTCCACTAAATGATTAAATTAAGCTTAATCAAAAATTTGGTCAAAACATGGAAGGCAGCAAGATGCTCTGAAGAAAGCCTACTGTTGGATAACTCGAACAGTCAAATGTTTCTATTTTGCTTATGCCGCTGATGCCCTCAAGGAGTTTTTCATAGAAAATATCTGGATCATGGCCTAGTGGAGTCACCACACCCATCCCCGTCACAACAACCCGCCGCTGTTTAGTTGGCATTCTCTTCTTCTCTGCAACTTCCTTTTCAGGCTGCACGGCAATGGACATGACTTTTCCTGCAACTATAAGCCACATTAAACCAACACCCACAGGTTTTATATAGCATTATCAGCAGAAATTATGTCACTTAATTCATGAGTTTGCAGATCTTCCTGTGCCTTGTTACTGTTAGAGGGTTACAATTACTGGAATCATGAAATCAACAACCTCACATGATGACAATAACTTCTTGGAACCACCTCGAGGGGTTTACATGTAGACTTAGCATTAAGTAGAAACTagagtccataaaatgtggAACATGCTATAGGATGGAGAGAAACACCTCAACCCTGATTTTGGTTTATCAGGATCAAGATACAAAAAATGTCAGGAAACCAACAAATGGGAAATTCATCATCTTCAAGACTGGATTTTCTTTATAAATTCTTCTATCACTAACAAAAATAAGAGACCTAATCTAGCAGAACCAAGGTTAAAGTTCTTGCACCGGCAACCAAATCAAAACCCTAGACCATTCTCCTTTCTTGAAACCAACTGAAGGGGGTTTTTGAAGTCCATTGGATTCCAAACCGTACGGAACTCAAAAATGCTAGTGTTTGGTTTATCAAGATCGAAGTACAAAGAAGCAAAGTCTGCTGAGCCAACCAGAGGAATCTTGAAAGGCTGAAA is from Phoenix dactylifera cultivar Barhee BC4 chromosome 6, palm_55x_up_171113_PBpolish2nd_filt_p, whole genome shotgun sequence and encodes:
- the LOC103702348 gene encoding 3-oxoacyl-[acyl-carrier-protein] synthase II, chloroplastic-like isoform X3 codes for the protein MAGAAVASPLCTWLVTACMSVACNEERSLGRRSAFPGRRRALLSGGEVQGSPRRLISAFRGLGIRGLMSSFLALEPCAEFHSSRNGSAFFGENGFFLFGPWNAESNRRQRRAAHSSTSFVAGKVMSIAVQPEKEVAEKKRMPTKQRRVVVTGMGVVTPLGHDPDIFYEKLLEGISGISKIETFDCSSYPTRIAGEIKSFSSDGWVAPKLSKRMDKFMLYLLTAGKKALENGGVTEDVMSQLDKTRCGVLIGSAMGGMKVFNDAIEALRISYKKMNPFCVPFATTNMGSAMLAIDLGWMGPNYSISTACATSNFCILNAANHILRGESDVMLCGGSDAAIIPIGLGGFVACRALSQRNGDPTKASRPWDVDRDGFVMGEGAGVLLLEELEHAKQRGAEIYAEFLGGSFTCDAYHMTEPHPGGIILCIEKALAESGVAREDVNYVNAHATSTPSGDLKEYQALIHCFGQNPELKVNSTKSMTGHLLGAAGAVEAIAAVQAIRTGWVHPNINLDSPEENVDVNKLVGSNKERLDVKVALSSSFGFGGHNSSILFAPYK
- the LOC103702348 gene encoding 3-oxoacyl-[acyl-carrier-protein] synthase II, chloroplastic-like isoform X2; this translates as MAGAAVASPLCTWLVTACMSVACNEERSLGRRSAFPGRRRALLSGGEVQGSPRRLISAFRGLGIRGLMSSFLALEPCAEFHSSRNGSAFFGENGFFLFGPWNAESNRRQRRAAHSSTSFGKVMSIAVQPEKEVAEKKRMPTKQRRVVVTGMGVVTPLGHDPDIFYEKLLEGISGISKIETFDCSSYPTRIAGEIKSFSSDGWVAPKLSKRMDKFMLYLLTAGKKALENGGVTEDVMSQLDKTRCGVLIGSAMGGMKVFNDAIEALRISYKKMNPFCVPFATTNMGSAMLAIDLGWMGPNYSISTACATSNFCILNAANHILRGESDVMLCGGSDAAIIPIGLGGFVACRALSQRNGDPTKASRPWDVDRDGFVMGEGAGVLLLEELEHAKQRGAEIYAEFLGGSFTCDAYHMTEPHPGGTGIILCIEKALAESGVAREDVNYVNAHATSTPSGDLKEYQALIHCFGQNPELKVNSTKSMTGHLLGAAGAVEAIAAVQAIRTGWVHPNINLDSPEENVDVNKLVGSNKERLDVKVALSSSFGFGGHNSSILFAPYK
- the LOC103702348 gene encoding 3-oxoacyl-[acyl-carrier-protein] synthase II, chloroplastic-like isoform X1, translated to MAGAAVASPLCTWLVTACMSVACNEERSLGRRSAFPGRRRALLSGGEVQGSPRRLISAFRGLGIRGLMSSFLALEPCAEFHSSRNGSAFFGENGFFLFGPWNAESNRRQRRAAHSSTSFVAGKVMSIAVQPEKEVAEKKRMPTKQRRVVVTGMGVVTPLGHDPDIFYEKLLEGISGISKIETFDCSSYPTRIAGEIKSFSSDGWVAPKLSKRMDKFMLYLLTAGKKALENGGVTEDVMSQLDKTRCGVLIGSAMGGMKVFNDAIEALRISYKKMNPFCVPFATTNMGSAMLAIDLGWMGPNYSISTACATSNFCILNAANHILRGESDVMLCGGSDAAIIPIGLGGFVACRALSQRNGDPTKASRPWDVDRDGFVMGEGAGVLLLEELEHAKQRGAEIYAEFLGGSFTCDAYHMTEPHPGGTGIILCIEKALAESGVAREDVNYVNAHATSTPSGDLKEYQALIHCFGQNPELKVNSTKSMTGHLLGAAGAVEAIAAVQAIRTGWVHPNINLDSPEENVDVNKLVGSNKERLDVKVALSSSFGFGGHNSSILFAPYK